From one Streptomyces sp. ICC1 genomic stretch:
- a CDS encoding 8-oxoguanine deaminase, which produces MAASAANDSAVERIVIENCAIATVDANDTEYASGYVVVAGNKIEAIGAGKAPENLDNVVRRIDGTGHLVTPGLVNTHHHFYQWITRGLATDHNLFNWLVALYPTWARIDEQMTYTAAQGSLAAMAKGGVTTAMDHHYVFPKGSGDLSGSIIRAASEMGVRFTLARGSMDRSEKDGGLPPDHAVETLEGALADTEATVKKYHDASFDAMTQVAVAPCSPFSVSTELLKQGAEMARRLGVRMHTHGSETVEEEQFCKELFGMGPTDYFESTGWLGEDVWMAHSVHMNDSDIAAFARTKTGVAHCPSSNARLAAGIARVPDMLAAGVPVGLGVDGTASNESGELHTELRNALLINRLNPVHRERALNARQALRLGTYGGAQVLGRADNIGSLEVGKCADLVMWNLSTLLHSSIADPVTALVFGAAAPVTLSLVNGKQIVENNRLLFADEDAIAVSTREEAQRLARISAQA; this is translated from the coding sequence ATGGCAGCATCGGCAGCCAATGACAGCGCCGTAGAGCGCATCGTCATCGAGAACTGTGCGATTGCAACCGTTGATGCGAACGACACCGAGTACGCCTCGGGCTACGTCGTCGTCGCAGGAAACAAGATCGAGGCCATCGGCGCGGGCAAGGCCCCCGAGAACCTCGACAATGTGGTCCGCCGCATCGACGGCACGGGTCACCTCGTCACCCCGGGTCTGGTCAACACCCACCACCACTTCTACCAGTGGATCACGCGTGGTCTGGCCACCGACCACAACCTGTTCAACTGGCTCGTCGCGCTGTACCCGACGTGGGCGCGCATCGACGAGCAGATGACGTACACGGCCGCGCAGGGCTCCCTCGCCGCGATGGCCAAGGGCGGCGTCACCACCGCCATGGACCACCACTACGTGTTCCCCAAGGGCTCCGGCGACCTCTCCGGCTCGATCATCCGCGCCGCGTCCGAGATGGGCGTCCGCTTCACCCTCGCCCGCGGTTCGATGGACCGCAGCGAGAAGGACGGCGGTCTGCCGCCGGACCACGCGGTCGAGACGCTCGAGGGTGCGCTCGCGGACACCGAGGCGACGGTGAAGAAGTACCACGACGCCTCCTTCGACGCGATGACCCAGGTCGCCGTCGCCCCCTGCTCCCCCTTCTCGGTCTCCACCGAACTGCTCAAGCAGGGTGCCGAGATGGCCCGCCGCCTGGGTGTGCGCATGCACACGCACGGCTCGGAGACCGTCGAGGAAGAGCAGTTCTGCAAGGAACTGTTCGGCATGGGCCCGACCGACTACTTCGAGTCGACCGGCTGGCTCGGCGAGGACGTGTGGATGGCGCACAGCGTCCACATGAACGACTCCGACATCGCCGCGTTCGCCCGCACCAAGACCGGTGTCGCGCACTGCCCGTCCTCCAACGCCCGTCTGGCCGCCGGCATCGCCCGCGTCCCGGACATGCTCGCCGCCGGTGTCCCGGTCGGCCTCGGCGTGGACGGCACCGCCTCCAACGAGTCCGGTGAACTGCACACCGAGCTGCGCAACGCGCTCCTCATCAACCGCCTGAACCCGGTCCACCGCGAGCGCGCCCTCAACGCGCGCCAGGCCCTGCGCCTCGGTACGTACGGTGGCGCCCAGGTCCTCGGCCGCGCCGACAACATCGGCTCGCTCGAGGTCGGCAAGTGCGCCGACCTGGTGATGTGGAACCTGAGCACGCTCCTGCACTCCTCGATCGCCGACCCGGTCACCGCGCTGGTCTTCGGTGCGGCCGCCCCGGTGACCCTGTCGCTGGTCAACGGCAAGCAGATCGTCGAGAACAACCGCCTCCTCTTCGCCGACGAGGACGCCATCGCGGTGTCCACCCGGGAAGAGGCCCAGCGCCTCGCGCGGATCTCCGCGCAGGCCTGA
- a CDS encoding GDSL-type esterase/lipase family protein codes for MIGFRNDSTNRAARSRVRRLAGFAMALPLAAGALVAGGAGTAVAGPGNGPTAAVSMGDSYISGEAGRWKGNSLTNSGSRGGTDRGWVSGSTYDPGKVYGATAGGCHRSDSAEVRSAGAIADVAVNLACSGATSQNVFRASHGGVAFKGEAPQADQLAAVAASNNVKVIALSIGGNDLGFADIIKECAYDFILWNSYCHDDQQEGVNAKMDAVMADVGKSVDEVRAVMRGAGYADSSYRIVLQSYPSPIPRGAENRYTQSDWSRLNTGGCPFWNKDSDWARDSLVPQIAGRLKAVAAAKGAQFLDLKDMMQGREVCAKASKLVTSSVPASAKTSEWARWIDSSETQGLIQESMHPNHFGQLAAGRCLALVVAQPASSGFGCKNTAGGDQTGMYLTPTS; via the coding sequence GTGATCGGATTCCGCAACGACAGCACGAACCGGGCCGCCCGCAGTCGAGTGCGACGACTGGCCGGGTTCGCGATGGCACTGCCGCTCGCCGCCGGGGCACTGGTGGCCGGCGGGGCCGGGACGGCCGTGGCCGGGCCCGGGAACGGACCCACCGCCGCGGTGTCCATGGGCGACAGCTACATCTCCGGCGAGGCCGGGCGCTGGAAGGGCAACAGCCTGACCAACAGCGGCAGTCGGGGCGGCACGGACCGGGGCTGGGTGAGCGGCAGCACCTACGACCCCGGCAAGGTCTACGGGGCCACGGCCGGCGGCTGCCACCGCTCGGACTCCGCCGAGGTCAGGAGCGCCGGCGCCATCGCCGACGTCGCCGTCAACCTGGCCTGTTCCGGCGCGACGTCGCAGAACGTGTTCCGCGCCTCCCACGGCGGTGTCGCCTTCAAGGGCGAGGCCCCGCAGGCCGACCAGCTCGCCGCCGTCGCCGCGAGCAACAACGTCAAGGTCATCGCGCTGTCCATCGGCGGGAACGACCTCGGCTTCGCCGACATCATCAAGGAGTGCGCGTACGACTTCATCCTCTGGAACTCCTACTGCCACGACGACCAGCAGGAGGGCGTGAACGCGAAGATGGACGCCGTCATGGCGGACGTCGGCAAGTCCGTGGACGAGGTGCGGGCCGTGATGCGCGGCGCCGGCTACGCCGACTCCTCGTACCGGATCGTGCTGCAGTCCTACCCGTCGCCGATCCCGCGCGGGGCCGAGAACCGGTACACGCAGAGCGACTGGAGCCGGCTCAACACCGGCGGATGCCCGTTCTGGAACAAGGACTCCGACTGGGCGCGGGACTCGCTCGTGCCGCAGATCGCCGGGCGCCTCAAGGCGGTCGCCGCCGCCAAGGGCGCGCAGTTCCTGGACCTGAAGGACATGATGCAGGGCCGCGAGGTGTGCGCGAAGGCGAGCAAGCTGGTGACCTCCTCGGTTCCGGCCTCGGCGAAGACGAGCGAGTGGGCGCGCTGGATCGACAGCAGCGAGACGCAGGGGCTGATCCAGGAGTCCATGCACCCCAACCACTTCGGCCAGCTGGCGGCCGGCCGCTGCCTGGCGCTGGTCGTCGCGCAGCCGGCGAGCAGCGGGTTCGGCTGCAAGAACACCGCCGGCGGGGACCAGACCGGCATGTACCTGACGCCCACCTCCTGA
- a CDS encoding nucleotidyltransferase family protein, protein MIAGLLLAAGGGRRLGGRPKALLTYRGRPLVENAVRVLREAGCGPLHVVLGASAAEVRERADLSGCVVRENPDWAEGMGSSLRVGLASLAGTGARAALVSLVDQPGIGPEAVARVRAAYRSPTSLVAAAYGGERGHPVLFGADRWPDIVATATGDKGARVHLSAHAQELTLVECGDVAEPFDIDTPPDLARLA, encoded by the coding sequence GTGATCGCGGGCCTGCTCCTCGCCGCCGGCGGCGGACGACGCCTGGGCGGCCGCCCGAAGGCCCTGTTGACCTACCGGGGCCGCCCGCTGGTGGAGAACGCCGTACGGGTCCTGCGCGAGGCGGGCTGCGGCCCGCTCCACGTGGTGCTCGGCGCCTCGGCCGCGGAGGTGCGCGAGCGCGCCGACCTGAGCGGATGCGTGGTGCGCGAGAACCCGGACTGGGCCGAGGGCATGGGCTCCTCCCTGCGGGTCGGCCTCGCCTCGCTGGCCGGTACGGGCGCCCGCGCGGCCCTGGTGTCCCTGGTGGACCAGCCGGGCATCGGACCGGAGGCGGTGGCCCGGGTCAGGGCGGCCTACCGCTCCCCCACGAGCCTGGTGGCGGCGGCGTACGGGGGCGAGCGCGGGCACCCGGTGCTCTTCGGGGCGGACCGGTGGCCGGACATCGTGGCGACGGCCACGGGCGACAAGGGCGCACGGGTGCACTTGTCGGCGCACGCGCAGGAGCTCACGCTGGTCGAGTGCGGGGACGTCGCGGAGCCGTTCGACATCGACACCCCGCCCGACCTGGCACGACTCGCTTGA
- a CDS encoding DUF262 domain-containing protein, whose amino-acid sequence MYQILDKVDSGDIALPEFQRGYVWTRDQVRAFFHSMYRQYPVGSFLTWSTEAATADTRGGVSGKGGAIQLLLDGQQRVTTLYGVTRGRPPKFFEGRKEAFTGLYFNVETETFEFYAPAKMKVDPCWVDVTGLFATGIDGLFAIVQATGVGQDLFGTYHGRLSKILQMKERHVHIEDVTGEDKTIEVVVDIFNKVNSGGTKLSKGDLALARICAFWPDARPTMNAALAYWAEAGFDFKLDWLLRNANAVLTGEAQFAKLDEVGVAQFKVGLESTEHAVSHLLDVLGGRLGLDHDRVLGGRAAFPVMTRLLHLSGGSFPDARTCDRLLFWYVHSFLWGRHAASVETTLNQDLHALEGEGGGVDQLIAALRRSRGHLDIRPDDFDGYTIGARFYPLLYMLSRVHGARDLITGVPLKHNMLGKMASLQVHHIFPKARLRDHGYGQVQINAVANFCFLTQDSNLKISAKDPAEYLEEAEARNPGVLASQWIPLDRELWKVENYPAFLQARRELLTTAANGFLNALHDGSTQVALVPAQSGPPGEGPAAGSDAARPASEEEAPGLALLLRIVAEAGLAAPDTEAEVADPDTGEVITIAAAVWPRGLQEESGSPVVLVFEPEPGVRAALESCGYRVFHTAEALSGYIAGARAA is encoded by the coding sequence ATGTATCAGATCCTGGACAAGGTGGACTCAGGCGACATCGCCCTTCCCGAGTTCCAGCGCGGCTACGTGTGGACCCGCGACCAAGTGCGCGCGTTCTTCCACTCGATGTACCGGCAGTACCCGGTCGGCAGTTTTCTGACCTGGAGCACGGAGGCCGCCACGGCGGACACCCGGGGCGGGGTGTCGGGCAAGGGCGGGGCGATCCAGCTGCTACTCGACGGACAGCAGCGCGTCACCACCCTGTACGGGGTGACGCGCGGCCGGCCCCCGAAATTCTTCGAGGGCAGGAAAGAGGCCTTCACCGGACTGTATTTCAACGTCGAGACCGAGACGTTCGAGTTCTACGCGCCCGCCAAGATGAAGGTCGATCCCTGCTGGGTCGACGTAACGGGCCTGTTCGCGACGGGAATCGACGGGCTGTTCGCGATCGTGCAGGCCACGGGCGTGGGACAGGACCTTTTCGGCACGTACCACGGACGCCTCAGCAAGATCCTCCAAATGAAGGAGCGGCACGTCCACATCGAGGACGTGACCGGCGAGGACAAGACCATCGAGGTCGTCGTCGACATCTTCAACAAGGTGAATTCCGGCGGCACCAAGCTTTCCAAGGGCGATCTCGCGCTCGCCAGGATCTGCGCCTTCTGGCCGGACGCGCGGCCGACCATGAACGCCGCCCTGGCGTACTGGGCGGAGGCGGGATTCGACTTCAAACTCGACTGGCTCCTGCGCAATGCCAACGCCGTGCTGACGGGCGAGGCGCAGTTCGCCAAACTCGACGAAGTCGGCGTCGCGCAGTTCAAGGTGGGGCTGGAGTCCACGGAGCACGCGGTGTCCCACCTCCTGGACGTCCTCGGCGGACGGCTGGGCCTGGACCACGACCGGGTGCTCGGCGGCCGTGCCGCGTTCCCCGTGATGACCCGGCTGCTGCATCTGAGCGGCGGATCGTTCCCCGACGCCAGGACGTGCGACCGGCTGCTCTTCTGGTACGTCCACAGCTTCCTGTGGGGCCGCCACGCGGCCTCGGTCGAGACCACCCTCAACCAGGACCTCCACGCCCTCGAAGGCGAGGGCGGCGGCGTCGACCAGCTCATCGCGGCCCTGCGCCGCAGCCGCGGCCACCTCGACATCCGCCCGGACGACTTCGACGGGTACACCATCGGGGCGCGGTTCTACCCGCTGCTCTACATGCTCTCCCGCGTCCACGGCGCCCGGGACCTCATCACCGGCGTCCCGCTGAAGCACAACATGCTCGGCAAGATGGCCTCGCTCCAGGTGCACCACATCTTCCCCAAGGCCCGCCTGCGCGACCACGGATACGGCCAGGTCCAGATCAACGCCGTCGCGAACTTCTGCTTCCTCACCCAGGACAGCAACCTGAAGATCAGCGCGAAGGATCCGGCCGAGTACCTGGAGGAGGCCGAGGCCAGGAATCCCGGGGTGCTCGCCAGCCAGTGGATCCCCCTGGACCGGGAGCTGTGGAAGGTCGAGAACTACCCGGCCTTCCTCCAGGCCCGCCGGGAGCTGCTCACCACCGCCGCGAACGGGTTCCTGAACGCGCTGCACGACGGTTCCACCCAAGTCGCCCTGGTGCCGGCCCAGTCCGGCCCGCCCGGGGAGGGCCCCGCGGCCGGGTCGGACGCGGCGCGGCCGGCTTCCGAGGAGGAGGCCCCCGGGCTGGCGCTGCTGCTCCGGATCGTCGCCGAGGCCGGGCTGGCCGCTCCGGACACCGAGGCGGAGGTGGCGGACCCGGACACCGGCGAGGTGATCACCATCGCGGCGGCGGTCTGGCCGCGGGGGCTCCAGGAGGAGTCGGGCAGCCCCGTCGTACTGGTCTTCGAGCCGGAGCCCGGCGTACGGGCGGCGCTGGAGTCGTGCGGTTACCGGGTGTTCCACACGGCCGAAGCCCTGAGCGGGTACATCGCGGGAGCCCGCGCCGCGTAG
- the aceB gene encoding malate synthase A, which produces MSAPAPSSLAIVDAEPLPRQDEVLSDAALAFVAELHRRFAPRRAELLARRGVRRAEIARTSTLDFLPDTAQVREGDWKVAPAPAALNDRRVEITGPTDRKMTINALNSGAKVWLADFEDASAPTWENVVIGQLNLIDAYERRIDFTDARTGKAYALKPAEQLATVVMRPRGWHLEERHLRFEDGPASGSLVDFGLYFFHNAKRLIDLGKGPYFYLPKTESHLEARLWNEIFVFAQDYVGIPQGTVRATVLIETITAAYEMEEILFELRDHAAGLNAGRWDYLFSIVKNFRDGGEKFVLPDRNAVTMTAPFMRAYTELLVKTCHKRGAHAIGGMAAFIPSRKDAEINKIAFEKVKADKDREAGDGFDGSWVAHPDLVPIAMASFDAVLGEKPNQKDRLREDVHVAAGELIAIDSLDAKPTYDGLRNAVQVGIRYIEAWLRGLGAVGIFGLMEDAATAEISRSQIWQWINAGVVFENGKLATADLAREVAAAELAAIRAEVGEEAFTSGKWQQAHDLLLQVSLDADYADFLTLPAYDQLVG; this is translated from the coding sequence ATGTCCGCACCAGCGCCGTCATCGCTGGCCATCGTCGACGCCGAGCCCCTGCCCCGGCAGGACGAGGTCCTCTCGGACGCGGCTCTCGCCTTCGTGGCCGAGCTCCACCGGCGGTTCGCCCCCCGCCGCGCCGAGCTCCTCGCCCGCCGCGGCGTGCGCCGTGCCGAGATCGCCCGCACTTCCACCCTCGACTTCCTCCCGGACACCGCACAGGTCCGCGAGGGCGACTGGAAGGTGGCGCCGGCCCCGGCCGCGCTGAACGACCGCCGTGTGGAGATCACCGGTCCGACGGACCGCAAGATGACCATCAACGCCCTGAACTCGGGCGCCAAGGTCTGGCTCGCCGACTTCGAGGACGCCTCGGCTCCCACCTGGGAGAACGTCGTCATCGGCCAGCTCAACCTGATCGACGCCTACGAGCGCCGCATCGACTTCACCGACGCCCGCACCGGCAAGGCGTACGCGCTGAAGCCCGCCGAGCAGCTCGCCACCGTCGTGATGCGCCCGCGCGGCTGGCACCTCGAGGAGCGCCACCTGCGCTTCGAGGACGGCCCGGCGTCCGGCTCGCTCGTCGACTTCGGCCTGTACTTCTTCCACAACGCCAAGCGTCTGATCGACCTCGGCAAGGGCCCGTACTTCTACCTGCCGAAGACGGAGTCGCACCTCGAGGCGCGCCTGTGGAACGAGATCTTCGTCTTCGCCCAGGACTACGTCGGCATCCCGCAGGGCACGGTCCGCGCGACCGTCCTGATCGAGACCATCACCGCCGCGTACGAGATGGAAGAGATCCTCTTCGAGCTGCGCGACCACGCGGCGGGCCTGAACGCCGGCCGCTGGGACTACCTCTTCTCCATCGTCAAGAACTTCCGTGACGGCGGCGAGAAGTTCGTCCTGCCGGACCGCAACGCGGTGACGATGACCGCCCCGTTCATGCGCGCCTACACCGAGCTGCTGGTCAAGACCTGCCACAAGCGCGGCGCGCACGCCATCGGCGGCATGGCGGCCTTCATCCCGTCCCGCAAGGACGCCGAGATCAACAAGATCGCCTTCGAGAAGGTCAAGGCCGACAAGGACCGCGAGGCCGGCGACGGCTTCGACGGCTCCTGGGTCGCCCACCCGGACCTGGTCCCGATCGCCATGGCCTCCTTCGACGCGGTCCTCGGCGAGAAGCCGAACCAGAAGGACCGCCTGCGCGAGGACGTCCACGTGGCCGCGGGCGAGCTCATCGCCATCGACTCCCTGGACGCGAAGCCCACCTACGACGGCCTGCGCAACGCGGTCCAGGTCGGCATCCGCTACATCGAGGCGTGGCTGCGCGGCCTCGGCGCCGTCGGCATCTTCGGCCTGATGGAGGACGCGGCCACCGCCGAGATCTCGCGCTCGCAGATCTGGCAGTGGATCAACGCCGGCGTCGTCTTCGAGAACGGCAAGCTCGCCACCGCGGACCTGGCCCGCGAGGTCGCCGCGGCCGAACTCGCCGCGATCCGCGCCGAGGTCGGCGAGGAGGCCTTCACCTCCGGCAAGTGGCAGCAGGCCCACGACCTCCTCCTCCAGGTGTCCCTGGACGCGGACTACGCCGACTTCCTCACCCTCCCGGCCTACGACCAGCTCGTCGGCTGA
- a CDS encoding PLP-dependent aminotransferase family protein — MANGRVVHTADRMLGSRQLAALLPAEVLARPGYRSLADAVRTLILDGRIALHVRLPAERELAEAVGASRATVTGAYDLLRESGYVRSRRGSGTWTELPEGHRPVGAHALVGAGGYSADGDPGIDLAIAAMGAPEGSLTDALAWAGSRLPELARSPGYHPFGLPDLRTAVADRFTRRGLATRPEQILVTAGAQHAFALVVSLLCRPGDRVMTENPTYANALDALRHARLRTGSIAVSDAGWDLEIAESALRQTVPRLAYVIPDFHNPTGALMPREQRVRLLEATRRTGTWLVVDETIADIALDVPAPAPLASLAARGGAEHVVTIGSLSKTHWGGLRVGWVRATAKMITELTAVRVASDMTGSVLDQLVALPLLEGLERSLPGRLEQLREQRAALVASLERHTPEWSWQLPPGGLSLWVDLGEPVSSALAERAERAGVHIGRGARFGVDPGTFEHRLRIPYSLPADRLDEGVRRLAAAFHDGVPLPSSVERPYWVA, encoded by the coding sequence ATGGCAAACGGGCGAGTGGTCCATACGGCGGACAGGATGCTCGGCAGCCGCCAGCTCGCCGCCCTGCTCCCGGCGGAGGTACTGGCACGCCCCGGCTACCGGTCCCTGGCCGACGCCGTCCGCACCCTGATCCTCGACGGCCGGATCGCCCTGCACGTCCGGCTGCCCGCCGAACGCGAGCTCGCCGAAGCGGTCGGCGCCAGCCGGGCCACCGTCACCGGCGCCTACGACCTCCTGCGCGAGAGCGGCTACGTCCGCAGCCGGCGCGGCTCCGGCACCTGGACCGAGCTCCCCGAGGGCCACCGCCCGGTCGGCGCGCACGCCCTCGTCGGCGCCGGCGGCTACAGCGCCGACGGCGACCCCGGCATCGACCTCGCCATCGCCGCCATGGGCGCCCCCGAGGGCAGCCTCACCGACGCGCTGGCCTGGGCCGGGTCCAGGCTCCCGGAGCTCGCCCGCAGTCCCGGCTACCACCCCTTCGGGCTGCCCGACCTGCGCACGGCCGTCGCCGACCGGTTCACCCGGCGCGGGCTCGCCACCCGCCCGGAGCAGATCCTCGTCACGGCGGGCGCGCAGCACGCCTTCGCGCTGGTGGTGAGCCTGCTGTGCCGGCCCGGGGACCGGGTGATGACCGAGAACCCGACCTACGCCAACGCGCTGGACGCCCTGCGGCACGCGCGGCTGCGCACCGGGTCGATCGCCGTCTCCGACGCGGGCTGGGACCTGGAGATCGCCGAGTCCGCGCTGCGCCAGACCGTCCCCCGGCTGGCGTACGTGATCCCTGACTTCCACAACCCGACGGGCGCGCTGATGCCGCGGGAGCAGCGGGTGCGGCTGCTCGAGGCGACGCGGCGGACCGGGACCTGGCTGGTGGTGGACGAGACCATCGCCGACATCGCCCTCGACGTGCCCGCGCCCGCCCCGCTGGCCTCGCTCGCGGCGAGGGGCGGGGCCGAGCACGTGGTGACCATCGGGTCGCTGAGCAAGACGCACTGGGGCGGGCTGCGGGTCGGGTGGGTCCGGGCCACCGCCAAGATGATCACGGAGCTGACGGCGGTACGGGTCGCCAGCGACATGACCGGGTCGGTACTGGACCAGCTGGTGGCCCTGCCGCTGCTGGAGGGCCTGGAGCGGTCGCTGCCCGGGCGGCTGGAGCAGCTGCGCGAACAGCGGGCGGCGCTGGTGGCCTCGCTGGAGCGGCACACGCCGGAATGGTCCTGGCAGCTGCCCCCGGGCGGCCTCTCGCTCTGGGTGGACCTCGGCGAGCCGGTGAGCTCCGCGCTGGCGGAACGGGCGGAGCGGGCCGGGGTGCACATCGGCCGCGGCGCCCGCTTCGGGGTGGACCCGGGGACCTTCGAGCACCGGCTGCGGATCCCGTACTCCCTGCCGGCGGACCGGCTGGACGAGGGCGTGCGCCGCCTCGCGGCGGCCTTCCACGACGGCGTCCCGCTGCCTTCGTCGGTGGAGCGCCCGTACTGGGTGGCGTAG
- a CDS encoding MTH938/NDUFAF3 family protein has translation MPARTARPARPARPSLYISVDIEADGPVPGPYSMISFGAAVAGRQDGASYTAADPERDTFYRELRPISEAYVPEALAVSGLDRDRLVREGADPAAAMTEFRAWVREVSAGAQPVICAYPASFDWTFLYWYLMSFGGDSPFGHSGCMDMKTLYAAKARVPLRAVVKGRMPRELLSRRPHTHHALDDAIEQAELMSNLMLWVPPARSPLVTALAWGRMEVEGLAPGKDFVLYPGGGRAWDWAVHGTRHEPGIQPADVRELLDRGCTEVVLSRGMELRLHTMPETLDLLRGAGVEVHVEETAAAVALYNRLAATERVGGLFHSTC, from the coding sequence ATGCCAGCCCGTACCGCGCGTCCCGCCCGCCCTGCCCGGCCCAGCCTCTACATCTCCGTGGACATCGAGGCGGACGGGCCCGTCCCCGGGCCCTACTCGATGATCAGTTTCGGGGCCGCCGTGGCGGGGCGGCAGGACGGGGCTTCGTATACGGCCGCCGATCCGGAGCGGGACACCTTCTACCGGGAGTTGCGCCCGATCAGCGAGGCGTACGTGCCGGAGGCGCTCGCCGTGAGCGGACTGGACCGCGACCGGCTGGTCCGCGAGGGCGCCGACCCGGCCGCGGCGATGACGGAGTTCCGCGCCTGGGTGCGGGAGGTCTCGGCCGGGGCGCAGCCGGTGATATGCGCCTACCCGGCGTCCTTCGACTGGACCTTCCTGTACTGGTACTTGATGAGCTTCGGCGGCGACAGCCCCTTCGGGCACTCGGGCTGCATGGACATGAAGACCCTCTACGCCGCCAAGGCCCGCGTCCCGCTGCGCGCCGTCGTCAAGGGCCGCATGCCGCGCGAGCTGCTCTCCCGGCGCCCGCACACGCATCACGCGCTGGACGACGCGATCGAGCAGGCCGAGCTGATGAGCAACCTCATGCTGTGGGTCCCGCCGGCCCGGTCCCCGCTGGTCACCGCGCTCGCCTGGGGCCGCATGGAGGTCGAAGGGCTCGCCCCCGGCAAGGACTTCGTGCTGTACCCGGGCGGCGGCCGCGCGTGGGACTGGGCCGTGCACGGCACCCGGCACGAGCCGGGCATCCAGCCGGCGGACGTGCGCGAACTCCTCGACCGGGGCTGTACGGAGGTCGTCCTGAGCCGCGGCATGGAGCTGCGGCTGCACACCATGCCCGAGACGCTGGACCTGCTGCGGGGCGCCGGGGTAGAGGTGCACGTCGAGGAGACGGCCGCGGCGGTCGCCCTGTACAACCGGCTGGCCGCGACCGAGCGGGTCGGCGGGCTCTTCCACTCGACCTGCTGA
- a CDS encoding nucleobase:cation symporter-2 family protein, translated as MAQAPRFRKDADAVAVPQVAGDPGVKHPVDETLPPLKMFTSGLQHVAAMYAGVVAPPMIVGPAVGLSATETAFLMGASLFTAGIATLLQTLGFWKIGAKLPFVNGVSFAGVTPMIAIGKGEGDNAIPIIFGAIVVAGILGFFAAPYFGRLVRFFPPVVTGTVITLIGVSLLPVAFNWSQGGNRTATDYGSVKNIAMAAATLAIVLVMRKFLRGFLQQISILLGLVAGTLIALPLGMTNFDAVVNADVVGFPTPFHFGAPQFQVAAIVSMCIVMLVCMTESTADILALGKIVGRPADARTIEGGLRADALGSAVSPLFNGFMCSAFAQNIGLVAMTKVRSRFVVAAGGGILILLGLCPMAASVIGVVPLPVLGGAGVVLFGSVAASGIQTLAGAAMEKGENALIVAAALGIGLIPIAAPGFYHAFPQDLLVVLDSGISTGCVVAIVLNLAFNHLGAKKGAAQAADPVPVH; from the coding sequence GTGGCCCAGGCGCCCAGGTTTCGCAAAGACGCAGACGCAGTCGCAGTACCACAGGTCGCGGGCGACCCCGGGGTGAAACACCCGGTCGACGAGACCTTGCCACCGCTGAAAATGTTCACCAGCGGTCTCCAGCACGTAGCCGCCATGTACGCGGGTGTAGTGGCCCCGCCCATGATCGTCGGCCCGGCCGTAGGCCTCTCCGCCACCGAGACCGCCTTCCTGATGGGCGCCTCCCTCTTCACCGCAGGCATCGCCACCCTCCTCCAGACGCTCGGATTCTGGAAGATCGGCGCCAAACTCCCCTTCGTGAACGGCGTCTCCTTCGCCGGAGTCACCCCGATGATCGCCATAGGCAAGGGGGAGGGCGACAACGCCATCCCGATCATCTTCGGCGCGATCGTCGTCGCCGGCATCCTCGGCTTCTTCGCCGCCCCCTACTTCGGCCGCCTGGTCAGGTTCTTCCCGCCGGTCGTCACCGGTACGGTCATCACCCTGATCGGCGTCTCGCTGCTCCCGGTGGCCTTCAACTGGTCCCAGGGCGGCAACCGCACCGCCACCGACTACGGCTCGGTGAAGAACATCGCCATGGCCGCCGCCACCCTCGCGATCGTCCTGGTGATGCGCAAGTTCCTGCGCGGCTTCCTCCAGCAGATCTCCATCCTCCTCGGACTGGTGGCCGGCACGCTCATCGCGCTGCCGCTGGGGATGACGAACTTCGACGCCGTCGTGAACGCGGACGTCGTGGGCTTCCCGACGCCGTTCCACTTCGGGGCCCCGCAGTTCCAGGTCGCCGCGATCGTCTCCATGTGCATCGTGATGCTGGTGTGCATGACGGAGTCCACCGCCGACATCCTCGCGCTGGGCAAGATCGTCGGTCGTCCGGCGGACGCGAGGACCATCGAGGGCGGCCTGCGGGCCGACGCCCTGGGCAGCGCGGTCAGCCCGCTGTTCAACGGGTTCATGTGCAGCGCCTTCGCGCAGAACATCGGCCTGGTCGCCATGACCAAGGTGCGCAGCCGGTTCGTCGTCGCGGCCGGCGGCGGCATCCTGATCCTGCTCGGGCTGTGCCCGATGGCCGCCTCCGTCATCGGAGTCGTACCGCTGCCGGTCCTCGGCGGCGCGGGCGTGGTCCTCTTCGGCTCGGTGGCCGCCAGCGGCATCCAGACCCTGGCCGGCGCGGCCATGGAGAAGGGCGAGAACGCCCTGATCGTCGCCGCCGCGCTCGGTATCGGCCTGATCCCGATCGCGGCCCCCGGCTTCTACCACGCCTTCCCGCAGGACCTGTTGGTCGTCCTCGACTCCGGCATCAGCACCGGCTGCGTCGTGGCCATCGTGCTGAACCTGGCCTTCAACCACCTCGGCGCCAAGAAGGGCGCGGCCCAGGCCGCGGACCCGGTGCCGGTGCACTGA